The Blastopirellula sediminis sequence CAGAGGAGCGTACTGACGTAAAGGACGACCATCGATTCTTTCTCGGTGGCGTCGGGACGATAGAAACGCTTGTAAAAGTCGGCCAGCGTGAGCGTGGCTGCGCCATTTAAGCTGGTCGAAAGGGTGCTCATCGCCGCCGCGAAGATCGCTGCGACTAGCAGGCCGGAAACGCCGACCGGCAGTCCCGCGACGATGAAGAAGGGAAAAACGCCGTCGCCGTTTCCCTTGGCGATCTCCGCTTGAATCGTCGGAGGCAACAGCTCTGGTCGGGCGCCGTAGTAGGCGAATAGCGACGTACCGATCCAAAGGAAGAGAATTGAGATTGGTACGTAGACGAGCGCTCCGAGCCAGACCGAGCGACGAGCGTCGCCGTCCGACTTGGCGGCGATGTAGCGCTGGATATAGCTTTGGTCGATGCCGAAGTTTTGCAGGTTGATGAACAGACCATAGACCAGCACGACCCAGAAGGTCGGCTCGGTCAAAACCAATTGCATGCTGCCGAGACTGAACTTGTGATGTTCCGCCGCGATCGTCATCAACTGACCAGGACCTTCCGGCATGCTGAGGGGAATCAGGATGGCGCAAACAATCGCGCCAGTTGCCAGCACCACGCTTTGCAGCGCGTCGGTCCAGATCACCCCTTCGATCCCGCCGAGCAGCGTGTACAGAGTGGTTAGTCCGCCGGTGACCAGGATCAGCATCGGAATGTTCCAGCCGAGCAGTTGATGGAGCGGCAGCGCGAGCAAGTACATCACCGAGCCCATCCGCGCCACTTGCGTCAGCAAGTAGCAAACGGCGGCGTAAGTGCGGGCCCAAGTGCCGAACCGTTTTTCCAGGTGCTCATAGGCCGAGACGGCGTTCCCTTGGCGATAGTAGGGAACGAACCACCGCGTCGCCGCCCAGGCGGCGATTGGCAGGGAGATGCTGAACGCGATGGCGTTCCAGTTGCTCGAAAAGGCTTTGCCCGGCAGGGCGATAAAGCTGATGCTGCTGACGTAGGTGCCGAAGATCGAGAGCCCGACCACCCAGCCTGACATCGAGCGGCTCGCCGCCATGTAGCCGTCGGGATTGCTGCTCTTCGTATAGAACCAGGCGCCCAGACCGACGACGCAAACGAGATAGAGGACGAGTACGCCCACGTCGATCGGGGAAAAATGTGGCACGAAAATCTCCTCGCTTCGTATCGCTACCAGGTTGCCTGAGTGTATCCCACTGGTATCCCAGCAGTATGGACGGGGGAAATTCGAGATGCAACCCCTTGGGCGGATTGTTGGCCGTCGCGGCCAGCTTGAACCAGGAAGCGGCGACAAGTCTCACGAGCCTGGTGATAGAACGCAGAGCGGCATCGGCGCCGCAGACGTAAACGATCCTACCGCCGAGAGTTCGTCGAAGAAGCGGACGCAATTCGGCGATATTTTCTCACGGCCGGCGTCGAACTGCATTGGAAGTAATAGGTTGCGGCATCCTGGCAATTCCGCAGACGATCGAGTAATGTGAAACGAGGGACCCGGTAGTAAACGTCGTCCCGAAACGTGTTGATTGGCCGGAGGGGACTCGATCGAAGTTCGCTTGTCGGTCGGCGTTATCAGGGGCGGGTTGCTGCTGATCGAGCGGCAGTCGTACGCTAAGATACATTAAGTCCAACTGCTCATCGATTTGGGATTCACGCACAATCGTTCTGCTTTCGCGCCTGGCGCGTTAAAAGTAAGTCATGGAAAAGATTCCCCGGCGACGTCAGGCCTATCTCTACATCCAGCAGCGGATTCTCTCGGGAGAATTGCCGGCCGGAAGTCAGATCTCGGAACTGGCGTTGGCGAAAGAAATCGGCATGAGCCGCATGCCGGTTCGTGAGGCGATTCGGCAGCTTGAAGTGGAAGGGCTGGTGCGGCAAGTTCCTCGCGTCGGCACGATCGTCCATTCCCTCGATCGGGCCGAAATGGCCGAGCTTTACGAGGTTCGCGAGGCCTTGGAGAGCCACACGGCCGAGACGGTCGCCGGGCGTTTATCGGACGAAGATCTGCAAATGCTCTCGCTCCTTTGCAAGCGACTTTTGCAGGTGGCGCGCGAGCTGCGCAGCAGCGGAAAGAAGACCTTCAGCCCGAAGTTGCTGCAAAGCTTTTTGGCGGCCGACATGGGTTTTCACATGGTGATCCTGCGGGCCGGCGGCAATCGACGCATGATGAAGATCGTCGCCGATCTCCGCGTCTTGTCGCGCATTTTTGCGACGCAGCGTGAACCGCACGACTTGAAGATCGTCGTCAACGTTTATCGCTTTCACCGCCGCATTCTGCGGCAACTGAAGAGCGGCGATGGAGAGCGGGCTCGCTATTGGATGCAGCAACATATTCGGGCGAGTCGTCACTTGGCGCTCGAATCGTTTGATCGCCGGCAAGCGCTGGGCGACGCGAAAAACGCGATGCCGCTCGCGCTGCCGGAAGACTTGCTGGAAGAGCTGAATCAAATCGAAGCGGGCGAAGCGAACAACGCGTGACGCTGCGGTCTCGCATCGCAATGGATGTCCGCGCTTGCGCCGTTTCGAACGTGATCTAGTCGATTGAGCGATCGCATTCGCGTTCGCATTTTCATCCTGTCGGTCCCGGTTAGAAAAAATACTTGCGTTCTGATTTTCGATGGCCTATTCTGGGATCCCAGTGGGATTCAGCAGCTCGCCGGCGTTGTTTTCTTGCCAACGGTCGGCGAAGGACGGATACTCCCATCGCCCCCCCCGCCGATTGTTCTGCCGGAGTTTTGACCGACGATGAAGTTCACGCCCCCCTGTCTGCTTTCTCTGCTGTTTGTGTTGTTCTGCTCGATTTCTGCGCTGGCGCAGGAGACGCTTGAGCCGGTTCTCTACGGCGATTCGGCGCTGAAGGTCGATTTGGGAGTTGGCCTCTGGGCGTGGCCGATGCCGATGGACTGGGATGGGGACGGCGACTTGGATCTGGTCGTGTCGTGTCCTGATGTGCCGTTCAACGGTTCGTATCTCTTCGAGAATCCTGGCGGCGATGCGAAACTGCCGGTCTTTCTGCCACCGGTCAAAGTGGGACCAGGGATGCACTCCCTGCAAGTCTCCTATGTCGATGGGAAGCCGCGGGTCCTTTCGCCGGGGACCGAGTATCGCGACTTCTTGAAGAAGCGCTTCGCCGACAAGACGAGCATCTACCCGAAGTCGAACATCTACAAAAACAAAGTCCGGGCCAATCAGTGGCGCTACGTCGACTATGACGCGGATGGCGCGTTGGATCTGGTCGTAGGGGTCGGCGACTGGGCCGACTACGGCTGGGACGATGCGTTCAATGCCGAAGGAAAATGGACGCGGGGACCGCTGCACGGTTACGTCTTTTGGCTGCGGAACAGCGGCACGAATGAGAAGCCCGACTATCAAGAGCCGGTTCAGCTGGAAGCGGCCGGCGGACCGGTCGACGTCTTTGGGATGCCGACGCCGAATCTGGCCGACTTTGACGGAGACGGCGATCTCGATCTGCTCTGCGGCGAGTTTCTGGACGGCTTCACCTACTTTGAAAATGCCGGAACGCGGAAAGAGCCTCACTTCGCCGCTGGTCGCAAGCTGACGCACAATGGTCAGCCGCTGAAGATGGACTTGCAGATGATCACGCCGACCGCGATCGATTGGGACGCCGATGGGGACGTCGACTTGATCGTCGGCGACGAAGATGGTCGTGTGGCGCTGGTCGAACATACCGGCAAGATCGAAAACGGCACGCCGCAGTTCTTGCCGCCGGTTTACTTTCAACAGCAAGCCGAACGCCTGAAGTTTGGCGCCTTGGTGACGCCGTACAGCGTCGATTGGGATGGCGATGGAGACCAAGATGTCATCGCCGGCAATTCGGCCGGCTACATCGCCCTGATCGAGAACACCGATGGCGGAAACCCGCCGAAGTGGGCGCCGCCGCAACTTCTGGAAGTCGACGGCAAGCCGATTCGCGTGCAGGCCGGTCCGAATGGTTCGATCCAAGGTCCCGCCGAAGCGAAGTGGGGCTATACCACCTTGAGCGTCGCCGACTGGGATCATGACGGCCGCTTGGATCTGATCGTCAATTCGATCTGGGGACGAGTCGAGTGGTACAAGAACCTGGGAGGATCGCCGGCGAAGCTGGCCGCCGCTCAGCCGCTGGAAGTCGAGTGGCAAGGGGCGTCGCCGAAGCCGGCCTGGAATTGGTGGAATCCGAAAGGAAAGGAATTGGTCACGCAGTGGCGGACCACGCCGTATGTGATCGACCTGAATCAAGATGGCTTGAACGATCTGGTTTCCCTCGACCACGAAGGTTACCTGGCGTTCTTCGAGCGGAAGAAGAATGGCGAATCGCTCACGCTGTTGCCAGGCAAGCGGATCTTCACCAATCCGAATGGAGACCCGCTCCGTTTGAATGAACGAACCGCCGGCGGTAGTGGGCGTCGTAAACTTTGCTTCGCCGACTGGGATGGAGATGGACGTTTGGATCTGCTGATCAACAGCGCCAACGTCGACTTCTACCGAAACGTTTCGACCGACAAGCTTCTGTGGGCCTTTGAGAATCGAGGGCAGGTGAGTAAGCATCGCCTGGCGGGACATACCACCAGCCCGACGATCGTTGACTGGGATCAAGACGGACGTGCGGATCTGTTGATCGGCGCGGAAGATGGCCACTTCTATTATCTGAAGAACGACGTGGCGCCGGTCGCGGTGAAATAGAGAGCGAGCCGATCGATGTTTCCTCGCCAGCAAATTGCATCTCTGGCTTTGAGCTTGTTCGTCGGCGTCCTCTCCGTTTGCGCGGACGAGGCGCCGGCCCGGCCGAACATCGTCTTCATTTTGATTGACGATATGGGTTGTAAAGACGCGGGCTGTTACGGCGCGACGAATTTTGCGACTCCGCACGTCGATCGACTGGCCAGTCAGGGAATGCGATTTACCAGCGCCTATGCGGCGCCGGTTTGCTCACCGACGCGGGCCAGCTTGATGACCGGCAAGCATCCGGCCCGGGTTCATATCACGAATTTTATTCCGCAGATCGGGCGGCAATTGCCGACGGGGAAGCTGATTCCGCCGAACTTCGACCACGCGCTATCGCTTCACGAAAAGACGCTGGCCGAATCGCTGCACGCCGGCGGCTACCAGAATGCGATGATCGGCAAATGGCATCTGGGGGAAGAGCAGGGCCCAGAGTATCGGCCGCAGAATCGCGGTTTCGATCACGTCGTGCTGAGCCAACACCACGGGATTTTTAACTACTTCTATCCGTTCGTCGATCAAGAGAAATGGCCGTATGCCGGTCCGCTGCCAGGAAAGGCCGG is a genomic window containing:
- a CDS encoding sodium:solute symporter; amino-acid sequence: MPHFSPIDVGVLVLYLVCVVGLGAWFYTKSSNPDGYMAASRSMSGWVVGLSIFGTYVSSISFIALPGKAFSSNWNAIAFSISLPIAAWAATRWFVPYYRQGNAVSAYEHLEKRFGTWARTYAAVCYLLTQVARMGSVMYLLALPLHQLLGWNIPMLILVTGGLTTLYTLLGGIEGVIWTDALQSVVLATGAIVCAILIPLSMPEGPGQLMTIAAEHHKFSLGSMQLVLTEPTFWVVLVYGLFINLQNFGIDQSYIQRYIAAKSDGDARRSVWLGALVYVPISILFLWIGTSLFAYYGARPELLPPTIQAEIAKGNGDGVFPFFIVAGLPVGVSGLLVAAIFAAAMSTLSTSLNGAATLTLADFYKRFYRPDATEKESMVVLYVSTLLWGVIGTSAALALMEVKSILDAWWKLAGIFSGGMLGLFLLGFLSQRTRNLSAILGVTSGVLVILWMTLSHMPIWPAAWADAKSPFDSFLTTVFGTLAILLVGFALTQLLDRSSEKEPQSALDQPREPQPQEEV
- a CDS encoding GntR family transcriptional regulator, which codes for MEKIPRRRQAYLYIQQRILSGELPAGSQISELALAKEIGMSRMPVREAIRQLEVEGLVRQVPRVGTIVHSLDRAEMAELYEVREALESHTAETVAGRLSDEDLQMLSLLCKRLLQVARELRSSGKKTFSPKLLQSFLAADMGFHMVILRAGGNRRMMKIVADLRVLSRIFATQREPHDLKIVVNVYRFHRRILRQLKSGDGERARYWMQQHIRASRHLALESFDRRQALGDAKNAMPLALPEDLLEELNQIEAGEANNA
- a CDS encoding FG-GAP repeat domain-containing protein — protein: MKFTPPCLLSLLFVLFCSISALAQETLEPVLYGDSALKVDLGVGLWAWPMPMDWDGDGDLDLVVSCPDVPFNGSYLFENPGGDAKLPVFLPPVKVGPGMHSLQVSYVDGKPRVLSPGTEYRDFLKKRFADKTSIYPKSNIYKNKVRANQWRYVDYDADGALDLVVGVGDWADYGWDDAFNAEGKWTRGPLHGYVFWLRNSGTNEKPDYQEPVQLEAAGGPVDVFGMPTPNLADFDGDGDLDLLCGEFLDGFTYFENAGTRKEPHFAAGRKLTHNGQPLKMDLQMITPTAIDWDADGDVDLIVGDEDGRVALVEHTGKIENGTPQFLPPVYFQQQAERLKFGALVTPYSVDWDGDGDQDVIAGNSAGYIALIENTDGGNPPKWAPPQLLEVDGKPIRVQAGPNGSIQGPAEAKWGYTTLSVADWDHDGRLDLIVNSIWGRVEWYKNLGGSPAKLAAAQPLEVEWQGASPKPAWNWWNPKGKELVTQWRTTPYVIDLNQDGLNDLVSLDHEGYLAFFERKKNGESLTLLPGKRIFTNPNGDPLRLNERTAGGSGRRKLCFADWDGDGRLDLLINSANVDFYRNVSTDKLLWAFENRGQVSKHRLAGHTTSPTIVDWDQDGRADLLIGAEDGHFYYLKNDVAPVAVK